In the Deltaproteobacteria bacterium CG11_big_fil_rev_8_21_14_0_20_42_23 genome, one interval contains:
- a CDS encoding peptide ABC transporter substrate-binding protein yields MKPILEIKNLVKHFPVKGGIFSRSHEFVHAVDGVSFDILPGETFGLVGESGCGKSTVAQLLLRLLEPDAGSIFFDGHDISHLSHKQMKPLRREMQIIFQDPYASLNPRMMVQEILMEPFLIHKIGNRAEREKRVAELLDKVGLPESAASRYPHEFSGGQRQRIGIARAIALKPKLIVADEPVSALDVSIRGEIINLLLDLQKEEGLSYLFISHDLRLVEHISHRIAVMYLGKIVETFPAEALGTAKHPYTHALVSAVPKANPNEKKKRILLSGDVPSPLHPPSACSFHPRCKWAKEVCSQVTPVFEAYQQNQFAACHFKETIPPLSEELFKG; encoded by the coding sequence ATGAAACCCATTCTTGAAATAAAAAATCTTGTAAAACATTTTCCCGTAAAAGGCGGAATCTTTTCACGTTCCCATGAATTTGTGCATGCAGTAGATGGAGTGAGTTTCGATATCTTGCCTGGCGAAACGTTTGGCTTGGTGGGAGAAAGTGGTTGCGGCAAATCTACAGTGGCTCAGCTTTTGCTTCGATTGCTTGAACCAGATGCGGGAAGTATTTTTTTTGACGGTCACGACATTTCACACCTTTCGCACAAGCAGATGAAGCCGTTGCGAAGAGAGATGCAGATTATTTTTCAAGATCCGTATGCTTCTTTAAATCCACGCATGATGGTGCAAGAAATTTTGATGGAGCCGTTTCTGATTCACAAGATTGGGAATCGTGCCGAAAGAGAAAAACGCGTTGCAGAACTTTTAGACAAAGTTGGTCTTCCCGAAAGTGCCGCTTCACGCTATCCCCACGAGTTTTCTGGTGGGCAACGCCAACGCATTGGTATTGCACGAGCCATTGCCTTGAAGCCAAAGTTGATTGTAGCCGATGAACCTGTTTCAGCTTTAGATGTTTCCATCCGCGGAGAAATTATCAACCTTCTTCTCGACTTGCAGAAAGAAGAGGGGCTTTCGTATCTTTTTATTTCGCATGATCTTCGCCTTGTAGAGCATATTAGTCATCGCATTGCGGTGATGTATTTGGGGAAAATTGTGGAAACCTTTCCAGCGGAAGCCTTGGGAACGGCGAAGCATCCTTATACGCATGCGCTTGTTTCAGCTGTGCCAAAAGCAAATCCGAACGAGAAGAAAAAAAGAATTTTGCTTTCTGGCGATGTGCCTTCTCCGTTGCATCCTCCATCTGCGTGTTCCTTTCATCCTCGATGTAAGTGGGCTAAAGAAGTTTGTTCTCAAGTAACGCCAGTTTTTGAAGCGTATCAACAAAACCAGTTTGCAGCTTGCCATTTTAAAGAAACTATACCTCCTCTTTCGGAGGAATTGTTTAAAGGATGA
- the lgt gene encoding prolipoprotein diacylglyceryl transferase, with translation MHPILFHIPFLGNFALHSYGLMIATGVFMALLWAKHDAKVRGQNPDTVVDFVFYLLFSGMIGARLHYVLVSDWESFSANPLFFFQIWKGGLSFYGGVITAFAASFLFFKRKKVSASAYLDIIAPGIALGHVFGRIGCFLAGCCYGRELDHAAWYGVVFPDTASTIAPPNVPLYPTQLMESGAELLLFVFLLLLRKRQKFSGQIFASYIAVYSLVRFVLEYFRGDLIRGFVFGGMFSTSQFLSLLLFFVSLFYILFHLKREKKR, from the coding sequence ATGCATCCCATCCTTTTTCACATTCCCTTTTTAGGAAATTTTGCACTTCACAGTTATGGTTTAATGATTGCCACCGGTGTGTTCATGGCACTTTTGTGGGCCAAGCATGATGCAAAAGTCCGTGGGCAAAATCCCGATACGGTAGTTGATTTTGTTTTCTATCTTCTTTTTTCGGGAATGATTGGCGCCAGACTTCATTATGTTTTGGTTTCGGATTGGGAAAGCTTTTCGGCCAATCCACTTTTCTTCTTTCAGATTTGGAAGGGTGGGCTTTCGTTTTATGGTGGCGTCATTACAGCGTTTGCGGCCTCGTTTCTTTTTTTCAAACGAAAAAAAGTTTCAGCTTCGGCGTATCTTGACATCATTGCTCCGGGCATTGCTTTGGGCCATGTGTTTGGACGTATCGGTTGCTTTCTTGCGGGCTGCTGTTATGGGCGCGAACTTGATCATGCGGCTTGGTATGGGGTTGTCTTTCCGGATACAGCGTCCACAATTGCACCTCCAAATGTTCCTCTGTATCCCACACAGCTGATGGAATCTGGCGCAGAACTTCTTCTTTTTGTCTTTCTCCTTTTACTGCGAAAGCGTCAGAAGTTTTCGGGTCAGATTTTTGCCTCTTACATTGCAGTCTATTCTCTTGTGCGTTTTGTGCTGGAATATTTCCGAGGCGATCTTATTCGCGGATTTGTTTTTGGTGGTATGTTCTCAACGTCTCAGTTTTTGAGCCTTCTCTTGTTTTTCGTTTCGCTTTTCTATATTTTGTTTCACCTAAAAAGGGAGAAAAAAAGATGA
- the lspA gene encoding signal peptidase II, whose translation MKTKTRITFFLAPMIYFLDQFTKNLVLHFLTLGERISIIPGYFDLVSFRNTGAAFGIFSEVEDPYRSLFFYGIGIVALVALAFFYRSLQNNEKLMPTTLALILGGLLGNFTDRIRLGSVVDFLSFHYQDHVADFSLFGKTFFFALEWPAFNVADAAISTAMILLLISMWKKPA comes from the coding sequence ATGAAAACAAAAACTCGCATCACTTTTTTCCTTGCGCCGATGATCTATTTTCTTGATCAATTCACAAAAAACCTTGTGCTTCATTTTCTCACTCTTGGTGAGAGAATCAGTATCATTCCTGGTTATTTTGATCTTGTTTCTTTTCGAAATACTGGCGCTGCTTTTGGAATTTTTTCTGAAGTTGAAGATCCTTATCGTTCTCTTTTCTTTTATGGGATTGGAATTGTGGCGCTTGTGGCATTGGCCTTTTTTTATCGCTCTTTGCAAAACAATGAAAAGCTGATGCCAACTACTTTGGCGCTTATTTTGGGTGGTTTGCTTGGAAATTTTACCGATCGCATCCGGCTTGGAAGCGTTGTTGATTTTCTTTCTTTTCATTACCAAGATCACGTGGCGGATTTTTCACTGTTCGGCAAAACCTTTTTCTTTGCCTTGGAATGGCCTGCGTTTAATGTTGCCGATGCGGCCATTAGCACGGCAATGATTTTGCTTCTCATTTCGATGTGGAAAAAACCAGCCTAA
- a CDS encoding DNA polymerase IV produces MKHHIGNLLSSWPQAIAHVDADAFFVAVEQAMNPDLKGKPVITGAERGIATAMSYEAKAFGIKRGMPLSEATRLCPECILIPSNAENYTLFSQRMLRILHSFSPQVEAYSIDEAFIDLTGMRRLHQASYRKIAETIQQRIQDELDISVSIGLSLSKGLAKLCSKYKKPHGITVVEGKHIALLLKRTSIEAVWGLGFQSCALLKKAKIKTAFDFVQKPQEKIKRLLGKKGEEIWRELRGEYVSIVSSGNARPQLSIQKSRTFTPPSSDEHLVRAHAMANLESACTKARKLKLFAQKIVLSLKTAQFEWKSLEAKLHSPTHNPLDLTHVLKELFGLLFTPGVSYRTTGVTLAQLKETSASQLELFSSAKKNEHEEKLFELIDKICKKHGRNKVFLAGSLQAHEKQSSKKPRLRIPLFNETMLNKKLAS; encoded by the coding sequence ATGAAACACCACATCGGAAATCTGCTTTCTTCTTGGCCACAAGCTATTGCCCATGTTGATGCCGATGCCTTTTTTGTGGCGGTAGAACAGGCCATGAATCCAGACCTCAAAGGAAAGCCTGTTATCACTGGCGCCGAACGAGGCATCGCCACCGCCATGAGCTACGAGGCCAAGGCCTTCGGCATCAAAAGAGGCATGCCCCTTTCTGAAGCCACAAGGCTTTGCCCAGAATGCATTCTCATTCCTTCCAACGCAGAAAATTACACCCTTTTCTCTCAGCGCATGCTTCGTATTTTGCACAGCTTTTCACCACAAGTAGAAGCGTACTCAATAGACGAAGCCTTCATCGATCTCACCGGCATGCGAAGACTGCATCAAGCAAGTTACCGCAAAATTGCAGAAACCATACAACAACGCATTCAAGATGAACTTGATATCAGCGTTTCCATCGGTCTTTCTCTTTCGAAAGGTCTGGCGAAGCTTTGCTCGAAGTATAAAAAACCTCATGGCATTACCGTGGTAGAAGGAAAACATATCGCGCTTTTACTCAAGCGCACTTCCATCGAAGCCGTATGGGGTCTGGGTTTCCAGTCGTGTGCACTTTTAAAAAAAGCTAAAATAAAAACGGCATTCGACTTTGTACAAAAACCACAAGAAAAAATTAAGCGCCTTCTTGGGAAAAAAGGTGAAGAAATCTGGAGAGAACTTCGAGGGGAATATGTTTCGATAGTGAGTTCGGGAAATGCTCGGCCTCAGCTTTCAATTCAAAAAAGCAGAACATTCACCCCTCCCTCTTCGGATGAACATCTTGTTCGCGCGCACGCCATGGCCAATCTTGAATCGGCATGCACAAAAGCCAGGAAGCTTAAACTGTTTGCTCAAAAAATTGTTCTCTCTCTCAAAACAGCTCAGTTTGAGTGGAAATCGCTTGAAGCAAAACTTCACTCGCCAACACATAATCCGCTCGACCTCACGCATGTGCTGAAAGAACTTTTTGGCCTTCTCTTCACACCAGGAGTTTCCTATCGCACCACAGGTGTCACCCTCGCTCAGCTGAAAGAAACATCTGCATCACAACTAGAGCTGTTTTCCTCGGCGAAAAAAAATGAGCACGAAGAAAAACTCTTCGAGCTTATCGATAAGATTTGTAAAAAACATGGACGAAATAAAGTGTTTTTGGCGGGAAGTTTACAAGCACACGAAAAGCAAAGTTCAAAAAAACCACGTCTCAGAATCCCACTTTTCAACGAAACCATGCTCAATAAAAAACTGGCTTCGTAG